In one window of Candidatus Dependentiae bacterium DNA:
- the typA gene encoding translational GTPase TypA: protein MSNASKIRNIAIIAHVDHGKTTLVDQLLKQSGTINDAKDRVMDSGSIEKERGITILAKNTGIDYNGYKINIVDTPGHADFGGEVERTLQMVEGFLLLVDAAEGVLPGTRFVLQKALSLGLRPIVVINKIDRKDAQIEHTEQQIYDLFLDLVTDESQLEFPTLYGSSRQGFMTTDMKISSDTLMPLLDTIVQSIPCPVSKSDTLQLLITNLDHSDFLGALAIGRVFSGSFKVGDQIIMCRDEKISQPTKITKIWQFLGVEKIEVQEASFGDIVCVSGFTVLPELGATICALGKPAPYPYVKVDEPTLIMYFSVNDSPFNGKEGKLLTSRHIKERLDRELKKNVALRVEATESGDVFKVSGRGQLHLGILIETMRREGFELQVSAPEVIYRTIDGVKNEPFELVVIDVEDQYRGSVMENLGQRKAELVNMKPLHDGRLRMEFEMPSQGLIGFRSQFLIDTRGTGIINMNFLGYRPVKGEIQKRLKGALISMENGSVTAYALDTLQERGVLFVQPADKVYEGQIVGEHSRDTDLDVNPCKLKKLSNMRSSGTDDAVKLPPVKPMSLEQCMEWIRPDELIEITPESVRLRKKDLKRR from the coding sequence GATCACGGAAAAACAACACTAGTTGATCAATTATTAAAACAATCAGGAACAATCAATGACGCAAAAGATCGCGTCATGGATTCAGGTTCTATCGAAAAAGAACGCGGAATTACTATTCTGGCGAAAAACACTGGTATCGATTACAACGGATACAAAATCAACATTGTTGATACTCCTGGTCACGCTGACTTTGGTGGAGAAGTTGAGCGTACTTTGCAAATGGTAGAAGGTTTCTTGCTTCTCGTTGATGCGGCAGAAGGTGTGCTTCCCGGTACTCGTTTCGTTCTTCAAAAAGCGTTAAGCCTTGGCTTACGTCCGATCGTTGTTATCAACAAAATTGATAGAAAAGATGCTCAAATCGAGCATACAGAGCAACAAATTTATGATTTGTTTCTTGATTTAGTTACCGATGAATCACAGCTAGAATTCCCAACTCTGTACGGATCTTCAAGACAAGGATTCATGACAACAGACATGAAAATCTCTTCAGATACGTTAATGCCTTTGCTTGATACTATCGTTCAATCGATTCCTTGCCCGGTTTCAAAAAGTGATACATTACAGCTTTTGATTACAAACCTTGATCATTCAGACTTCCTTGGTGCTTTGGCTATTGGACGTGTATTTAGTGGAAGCTTTAAAGTTGGCGACCAAATTATAATGTGTCGCGATGAGAAAATAAGTCAACCTACTAAAATCACTAAAATATGGCAGTTTTTAGGTGTGGAAAAAATTGAAGTTCAAGAAGCAAGCTTTGGAGACATTGTTTGCGTTTCTGGATTTACAGTTTTGCCTGAACTTGGTGCAACAATTTGTGCACTTGGAAAACCAGCTCCGTATCCTTATGTTAAGGTGGATGAGCCAACGCTTATTATGTATTTTTCTGTAAACGATTCTCCGTTTAATGGAAAAGAAGGAAAACTATTAACATCTCGCCACATTAAAGAGCGTTTAGATCGCGAATTGAAAAAAAACGTAGCGCTTCGTGTTGAAGCTACTGAGTCTGGAGATGTTTTTAAAGTTTCTGGTCGTGGACAATTACACCTTGGTATTTTAATTGAAACAATGCGTCGTGAAGGCTTTGAGCTTCAAGTTTCAGCTCCTGAGGTTATTTATAGAACTATTGATGGTGTGAAAAATGAGCCGTTTGAGCTTGTTGTAATTGACGTTGAAGATCAATATCGTGGATCAGTCATGGAAAACCTTGGACAAAGAAAAGCAGAATTGGTTAACATGAAGCCTCTTCATGATGGTCGTTTGCGTATGGAATTTGAAATGCCATCACAGGGTCTTATTGGTTTCCGTTCTCAATTCTTAATTGATACTCGCGGAACTGGTATTATTAATATGAACTTTTTAGGGTACCGTCCGGTTAAAGGAGAAATCCAAAAACGTCTAAAAGGTGCTTTAATTTCTATGGAGAATGGTTCTGTGACTGCATATGCTCTTGATACGCTACAAGAGCGTGGAGTTTTGTTTGTACAGCCAGCTGATAAGGTTTATGAAGGCCAAATCGTTGGTGAACACTCTAGGGATACTGATTTAGATGTTAATCCATGTAAGCTTAAAAAATTAAGTAACATGCGTTCTTCTGGCACAGATGATGCGGTTAAATTGCCACCTGTAAAGCCTATGTCTTTAGAGCAATGTATGGAATGGATTAGACCTGATGAATTGATTGAAATTACACCAGAGTCTGTTCGTTTGCGTAAAAAAGATTTAAAAAGAAGATAA